A window of Clostridium sp. 'White wine YQ' contains these coding sequences:
- a CDS encoding glycoside hydrolase family 18 protein: MNINKNILIYFPNWGATQAVHNYIQVGQIPWDKVTTICHAFFEVDNKYKLNSIDRYLDFHKSFPHSNGLKGHLGEYKYYKNLYPNVKVLISVGGWTRGHNFHSMSLNSKNRCVFINSIIDFLKRYPFIDGIDIDWEFPGIDRKPNPKIADDKGCPGGPEDRTNYTLLLKEIRESFDLNNMSTKLLTAAVPAEYDLLFYQEPQKYNKYLNFLNVMSYNFHTAKEKITNHHSPLYENPADPSPIYPIDIKNRYNSDAAMKTYRDIYKVPSYKLNLGIPLYSIGWKGVLNTTGAHPGLFAPAIGPAIGTWDNPKAPNGKFPYYELRKIESAPGFLKYRDPYSMVPYLYNDISGIMFSYEDEKSLKIKCDYVIYNNYGGIFVWDISGDVINDFPMISIINDNLNH; this comes from the coding sequence ATGAACATTAATAAAAATATATTAATATATTTCCCGAATTGGGGTGCAACACAAGCGGTTCACAATTACATACAAGTTGGTCAAATTCCTTGGGATAAAGTTACTACTATTTGCCATGCCTTCTTTGAAGTAGATAATAAATATAAATTAAATAGCATAGACAGATATTTGGATTTTCATAAATCTTTTCCTCATTCTAATGGACTTAAAGGACATTTGGGAGAATATAAGTACTATAAAAATCTTTATCCCAACGTAAAAGTTTTAATTTCAGTAGGTGGTTGGACTAGAGGTCATAACTTTCATTCCATGTCACTAAATTCTAAAAATAGATGTGTTTTTATTAATAGTATTATTGATTTTCTTAAGAGATACCCTTTTATTGATGGGATAGATATTGATTGGGAATTCCCAGGAATAGATAGAAAGCCAAACCCTAAAATAGCAGATGATAAAGGATGTCCAGGTGGACCTGAAGATAGGACAAATTATACTTTGCTTTTAAAAGAAATACGTGAATCCTTTGATTTAAATAATATGTCTACAAAGCTTCTTACTGCTGCTGTTCCAGCTGAATATGATCTATTATTTTATCAAGAACCCCAAAAATACAATAAATATTTAAATTTCTTAAATGTCATGTCCTATAATTTTCATACAGCAAAAGAAAAAATAACTAATCACCACTCACCACTTTATGAGAATCCTGCTGATCCATCACCAATTTATCCAATTGATATTAAAAATAGATATAACTCAGATGCAGCAATGAAAACTTATAGAGATATCTATAAGGTTCCTTCATACAAGTTAAATCTTGGTATACCACTTTATTCAATAGGTTGGAAAGGCGTATTAAATACTACTGGTGCTCATCCTGGACTATTTGCTCCAGCTATTGGGCCTGCCATAGGAACATGGGACAATCCTAAAGCTCCTAATGGCAAATTTCCATACTATGAACTTAGAAAAATAGAATCTGCCCCTGGTTTCTTGAAATATAGAGATCCCTATTCCATGGTTCCCTACTTATACAATGATATAAGTGGAATAATGTTTTCATATGAAGATGAAAAGTCCTTAAAAATAAAATGTGACTATGTTATTTATAATAATTATGGAGGAATTTTTGTATGGGATATTTCCGGAGATGTAATTAATGACTTTCCCATGATATCGATAATAAACGATAATTTAAACCATTGA
- a CDS encoding VOC family protein, with product MNDTNSPIIPFLTFSGNADEAMNFYVSIFPDSKILELTRVGENVKGEEGGVLHGSFEIKGQRFMAMDVDKSYHPDFTWAMSLYIDCVDEMEFNSLFKSLSHGGKVLMRPESVLTLMSVAWVTDRFGVTWQLVLK from the coding sequence ATGAATGATACTAATTCCCCAATCATCCCATTCCTTACCTTTAGCGGTAATGCTGATGAAGCAATGAATTTCTATGTTTCTATATTTCCTGATTCTAAAATTTTAGAACTTACAAGAGTAGGCGAAAATGTGAAAGGCGAAGAAGGGGGCGTGCTTCATGGATCTTTTGAAATTAAGGGGCAGCGATTTATGGCAATGGACGTAGATAAATCTTATCATCCTGATTTCACATGGGCTATGTCATTATATATAGATTGTGTTGACGAGATGGAGTTTAATTCACTTTTTAAAAGTCTTTCCCATGGTGGAAAAGTACTTATGAGGCCTGAGTCGGTACTTACTTTAATGAGCGTAGCTTGGGTTACTGATAGATTTGGAGTAACCTGGCAGCTTGTACTAAAATAA
- a CDS encoding LysR family transcriptional regulator, with protein sequence MDLKQLNSFVTICKLQSFTGAADELGYAQSTITTQIKLLENELEVKLFERIGKNISLTYQGKKLLPYAKQMLKMSAEIKDVITNDSVPSGVLTIGAAESLCVLRLPEILKEYRSLYPQVEISLKFGSCSEFRHFLRDNIIDVAFSLGTKIDGSDFVTEIVSNEEMLLLTAPGHKLINKEVVYPKDIENEQLILTEVGCSYRAVFENMLGSYNIKPNLILETGSVQAIKQFTMSGLGISLLPRVAVEEELAQGRLVKLNWAINDFGIVSQVIYHKDKWISPALKAFLELSKEML encoded by the coding sequence ATGGATTTAAAACAACTAAATAGTTTTGTAACTATATGCAAACTTCAAAGTTTTACTGGAGCAGCAGATGAATTAGGATATGCACAATCGACTATTACTACTCAAATTAAATTACTTGAAAATGAATTAGAAGTTAAACTATTTGAAAGAATAGGAAAGAATATTTCACTAACTTATCAAGGAAAAAAACTATTACCATACGCAAAGCAGATGCTAAAAATGTCAGCAGAAATAAAAGATGTTATTACTAACGATTCTGTGCCAAGTGGGGTACTAACAATAGGGGCTGCAGAGTCTCTTTGTGTGCTAAGACTTCCGGAAATACTAAAGGAATATAGAAGCCTTTATCCTCAGGTTGAAATATCATTAAAGTTTGGAAGCTGTTCTGAATTTAGACATTTTTTAAGGGATAATATAATAGATGTAGCTTTTTCACTTGGAACCAAAATTGATGGAAGTGATTTTGTTACTGAAATAGTTTCTAATGAAGAAATGTTATTATTAACAGCTCCAGGTCACAAACTAATAAATAAAGAAGTTGTGTACCCGAAGGATATTGAAAATGAACAGCTAATATTAACAGAAGTTGGATGCAGTTATAGAGCTGTATTTGAAAATATGCTAGGGAGTTATAATATAAAACCTAATCTGATTTTGGAAACAGGAAGTGTTCAGGCAATTAAACAATTTACAATGAGCGGGCTTGGAATAAGTTTGCTTCCTAGAGTTGCAGTAGAGGAGGAGCTAGCCCAAGGAAGACTAGTAAAATTAAATTGGGCGATTAATGACTTTGGTATAGTATCCCAAGTAATCTATCACAAAGATAAATGGATTTCACCAGCATTAAAAGCTTTCTTAGAATTATCAAAAGAAATGCTATAA
- the asd gene encoding aspartate-semialdehyde dehydrogenase encodes MNNKLKVGLIGGTGMVGQRLICLLDNHPWFEVKAIAASKKSAGLTYIDAVKNRWKMSSPIPENIKNIVIKDSSEIDDISKEVDFVFCAVSLNKEETKILEENYAKHELPVISCNSANRYIDDVPMLIPEINGHHLDIIGAQKKRLGTKKGFIAVKPNCSIQSYVPAISALLEYKPNTILATTYQAISGSGKNFDEWPEMIDNVIPYIAGEEEKSENEPLKIWGKVEDGKIVNTNKPIITTQCIRVPVTDGHLAAVFVSFDKKPSKEEIINLWNNFKIPSSVKDLPSAPKKFLHYFEDDNRPQTKLDRNFENGMGITIGRLREDKLYDYKFVCLSHNTLRGAAGGAVLIAELLKSEGYL; translated from the coding sequence ATGAATAATAAATTAAAAGTTGGTTTAATTGGCGGAACTGGTATGGTTGGACAAAGACTTATATGCCTTTTAGATAATCATCCTTGGTTTGAGGTTAAAGCTATAGCTGCAAGTAAAAAATCAGCTGGATTAACCTATATTGATGCTGTAAAAAACAGATGGAAAATGTCATCACCTATTCCAGAGAATATAAAGAATATCGTAATAAAAGACAGCTCTGAAATAGATGATATATCAAAAGAAGTTGATTTTGTTTTCTGTGCAGTATCTCTGAATAAGGAAGAAACTAAAATATTAGAAGAAAATTATGCAAAGCATGAGCTGCCAGTTATATCATGCAATTCTGCTAACAGATATATTGATGATGTGCCTATGCTAATTCCAGAAATAAATGGACATCACCTTGATATAATAGGTGCTCAGAAAAAAAGACTTGGAACTAAAAAAGGATTTATTGCTGTTAAGCCTAATTGTTCTATACAAAGTTACGTTCCTGCTATAAGTGCACTATTAGAATATAAACCAAATACTATATTAGCAACCACTTATCAAGCTATATCTGGTTCCGGAAAAAACTTTGATGAATGGCCAGAGATGATAGATAATGTTATACCTTATATTGCTGGGGAGGAAGAAAAAAGTGAAAATGAACCATTAAAAATATGGGGAAAGGTTGAAGATGGTAAAATAGTTAATACTAATAAACCTATAATAACTACCCAATGTATAAGAGTTCCTGTGACTGATGGTCACCTAGCTGCTGTATTTGTAAGTTTTGATAAAAAGCCATCAAAAGAAGAGATTATTAATTTATGGAATAATTTCAAGATACCATCGTCAGTAAAAGACCTTCCAAGTGCACCAAAGAAATTTCTTCATTATTTTGAAGATGATAATAGACCTCAGACCAAGCTAGATAGAAATTTTGAGAATGGAATGGGAATAACTATTGGAAGACTTAGAGAAGACAAACTATATGATTATAAATTTGTATGCCTTTCTCATAATACGCTAAGAGGTGCTGCTGGAGGTGCAGTTCTCATTGCAGAATTATTAAAATCTGAAGGTTATCTATAG
- a CDS encoding cytochrome b5 domain-containing protein has translation MRKIIITFLCLVTLCTSILFFSCAAKKSNEPNASPVPNTNNNPDISNNPSSNKVFTASELAKYNGKNGNPAYVAVDGIVYDVTNAEKWTNGKHEDGIVAGKDLSEVIGKAPHGRKVLKEIPIIGTLKE, from the coding sequence ATGAGAAAAATAATAATAACATTTCTATGTTTAGTAACTTTATGTACTTCTATACTGTTTTTTAGTTGTGCAGCTAAAAAATCTAATGAACCTAACGCTTCACCAGTTCCTAATACAAATAATAATCCTGATATTAGCAATAACCCATCTAGTAACAAGGTATTTACAGCTTCAGAGTTAGCTAAGTATAATGGGAAAAATGGTAATCCTGCATATGTAGCAGTGGATGGAATTGTATATGATGTTACAAATGCAGAAAAGTGGACAAATGGAAAACATGAGGATGGAATTGTCGCAGGTAAGGATTTAAGCGAAGTTATAGGTAAGGCTCCACATGGGAGAAAAGTTTTAAAGGAGATTCCTATTATTGGAACCTTAAAAGAATAA
- a CDS encoding cytochrome P450 has product MQTIIQIPKDKTLDNTIALSREGYLFIKNRTQEHQSDIFETHLFGEKVICMSGEEYAKLFYNAEKFQRNGAAPKRIQKTLFGENAIQTMDGEAHSHRKSVFMSLMTTERQNELANLVKNKLEASISRWETSDKVVLFDEAKYILCEAACEWAGVPIGESEIRERANDFNAMVEGFGSVGPRYWIGKGSRERAEAWIKGIIKDVRSGNLKIGENSALHAMAFYRDLEGNELDPHMAAVELINVLRPIVAISTYITFASLALHDYIECRENLQSGDEDYLQMFAQEVRRYYPFTPFLGARVKKDFVWNQYEFKQGNLVLLDIYGNNHDPRIWNNPNKFNPSRFSNFKVDLFNFMPQGGGDPSISHRCPGEGITVEVMKTFLDFLINKIDYQVPSQNLSYNLSKIPTLPESGFAMYNIKRR; this is encoded by the coding sequence ATGCAAACAATCATACAAATTCCTAAAGACAAGACATTAGATAATACCATTGCTCTTTCTCGAGAAGGATATCTATTTATTAAAAATAGAACTCAAGAACATCAATCAGATATCTTTGAAACTCATTTATTTGGAGAGAAAGTAATCTGTATGAGCGGTGAAGAATATGCAAAATTATTTTATAATGCTGAAAAGTTTCAAAGAAATGGTGCTGCTCCAAAAAGAATTCAAAAAACTTTGTTTGGAGAGAATGCAATTCAAACAATGGATGGTGAAGCACATTCCCATAGGAAAAGTGTATTTATGTCATTAATGACTACTGAACGTCAAAATGAATTAGCAAACCTTGTGAAAAATAAACTTGAAGCTTCTATATCTAGGTGGGAAACTTCTGATAAGGTAGTACTTTTTGATGAAGCAAAATATATATTATGCGAAGCTGCTTGTGAATGGGCTGGGGTTCCAATAGGTGAATCTGAAATAAGAGAGCGTGCAAATGATTTTAACGCTATGGTAGAGGGCTTTGGATCTGTTGGGCCTCGTTATTGGATTGGAAAAGGCTCAAGAGAGAGAGCTGAAGCTTGGATAAAAGGTATTATAAAAGATGTTCGTTCTGGAAATCTTAAGATTGGTGAAAATTCAGCACTTCATGCCATGGCTTTTTATAGAGATTTGGAGGGAAATGAACTTGATCCTCATATGGCTGCAGTTGAGTTAATTAATGTATTACGTCCGATTGTAGCTATTTCAACCTACATTACCTTTGCATCCTTAGCCCTCCATGATTATATTGAATGTAGAGAAAATCTACAATCTGGAGATGAGGATTATCTTCAAATGTTTGCACAAGAAGTTAGACGTTATTATCCCTTTACTCCCTTTTTAGGTGCAAGAGTAAAAAAAGATTTTGTTTGGAATCAATATGAATTTAAACAAGGAAACCTTGTTTTACTTGATATCTACGGCAATAACCATGACCCTAGAATCTGGAATAATCCAAATAAATTTAATCCAAGTAGATTTAGTAATTTTAAGGTAGATTTATTTAATTTCATGCCTCAAGGAGGCGGTGATCCTTCCATCAGCCACCGTTGTCCAGGTGAAGGTATTACCGTTGAAGTAATGAAAACATTCTTAGATTTTCTAATTAATAAAATTGATTACCAAGTTCCTAGCCAAAACTTAAGCTATAATTTATCTAAAATTCCTACATTACCTGAAAGTGGATTTGCTATGTACAACATAAAAAGAAGATAA
- a CDS encoding MerR family transcriptional regulator: MQYYTVKEIADLTGVTIKTLYHYHKIGLLIPCNITESGYRIYGMEELERLQQILFYRELDFSLNDIKKALENETSRIDCLTKQHEMLKARRQRMDSLISTIEQSIFFTKKGENMEKSDMFKGFNEVEWVKALKEQSEYLNDKYGYDMLKEQAIESEKMNRSALEAQAFTKFMIEALRCGLKASDEKVQKALEDHIVFINDNSIDMDAKKYLGTSKFMLEDDFHRNMLESQQIGLAYYQYAAAEMFAEK, encoded by the coding sequence TTGCAATATTATACTGTAAAAGAAATAGCAGATTTAACAGGAGTCACAATAAAAACTTTATATCATTATCATAAGATTGGATTGTTAATACCATGTAATATTACAGAATCAGGTTATAGGATATATGGAATGGAAGAATTGGAACGACTTCAGCAAATCTTGTTTTATCGTGAATTAGATTTCTCGCTTAATGATATAAAAAAGGCTCTTGAAAATGAAACTAGTAGAATTGATTGCTTAACTAAACAACATGAAATGCTTAAAGCGCGCAGGCAAAGAATGGATAGTTTAATAAGCACAATTGAACAGTCAATTTTTTTCACAAAGAAAGGAGAAAACATGGAAAAATCAGATATGTTTAAAGGGTTTAATGAGGTAGAATGGGTGAAAGCTCTAAAAGAACAAAGTGAATATCTTAATGACAAGTATGGATATGATATGCTTAAAGAACAGGCAATAGAAAGTGAAAAGATGAATAGGAGTGCATTAGAAGCACAAGCATTTACTAAATTTATGATAGAAGCATTAAGATGTGGACTAAAGGCAAGTGATGAAAAGGTTCAAAAAGCATTAGAAGATCATATTGTATTTATTAATGATAATTCAATAGACATGGATGCGAAGAAATATTTAGGTACTTCAAAGTTTATGCTAGAAGATGATTTCCATAGAAATATGTTAGAAAGTCAGCAAATAGGATTAGCTTATTATCAATATGCAGCAGCTGAGATGTTTGCAGAAAAATAA
- a CDS encoding diguanylate cyclase, whose protein sequence is MWNNRIWDKFRMLIVFVVILTIILTSLLMESEIKRITQNVSKEYARLHTNELVAYVQEKLDREIALAEKAANSDEIIMWMENESNINDKEIAFNELQEFSNVFQDSNSFIVLNKSKQMYYVNNETKYNNFNSIGKLDENNISDKWYFQYISSNRKYSLFTTNNRFLSSKDIWVSVKVQDGDELLGIVGCTINLQEFLNEALIQHQDSESKSVIINEYGLVEMDSGNSNSQIKDKDSNLNSQRYVYDLSSDPKFKKSIDEYLKSSEEPTIIPLDDKEYQYAAVAPVRNSNWRVVTFFNSKNLYSPSKLMGIIGLVFLIMMAMVLIISYVVKRVFMNPFGKLKESIELKEITQDQKIYGLHRKDEFGELANSIQSMTDRFISSTPIGVFLLDKAGDFLYGNPYFYTQFACESKDEFEEFISNGQDVIFSSNDSFEYFKNVIKNKLELPIVDLELVNSKGETFWAELRLTKVPYQTDDWQYEGILLNIQEKKDYEEELFSLATRDKLTGLFNRHYLDKVLSEEIAISDQFNRSISLIIFDIDHFKNVNDTFGHDKGDEVLVSISRIAEQNIRKSDILFRWGGEEFSILMPCTSIEDAGIVAEKIRQKIEMEHIEEVGVITASFGVSERKQYEPFSVWFKRVDEALFEAKEKGRNQIVLDEIENKIPNHFLELRWSDEFNCGERIIDKQHQKIFTLSNKLLKYSSKEEISDEAIQVFEEILEHMKEHFLYEEKVVENSNYSKEELNKHKESHKNIIDKLEIWNRDLKKAKINISEIFVLFIGEVIVEHIFKEDKKFFESLK, encoded by the coding sequence GTGTGGAATAATAGAATTTGGGACAAGTTTCGAATGCTTATAGTTTTTGTTGTAATTCTCACAATTATTTTAACTTCACTTTTGATGGAAAGTGAAATAAAGAGGATAACTCAGAATGTTTCAAAGGAATATGCACGATTACATACAAATGAATTAGTTGCATATGTTCAAGAAAAACTGGATAGAGAAATAGCATTAGCTGAAAAAGCAGCAAATTCAGATGAAATTATAATGTGGATGGAAAATGAAAGTAATATTAACGATAAAGAAATTGCTTTTAATGAACTTCAAGAATTTAGTAATGTATTTCAGGACTCGAATTCTTTTATAGTATTAAATAAATCGAAACAAATGTATTACGTAAATAATGAAACTAAATACAATAATTTCAATTCAATAGGCAAACTTGACGAAAACAATATATCAGATAAATGGTATTTTCAATATATATCATCAAACAGAAAATATTCATTATTTACCACTAATAATAGGTTTTTATCATCTAAAGATATATGGGTTAGCGTGAAAGTTCAAGATGGAGATGAATTATTAGGAATTGTGGGCTGCACTATAAATTTGCAAGAATTTTTAAATGAGGCATTAATTCAACATCAAGATAGTGAATCAAAGTCAGTAATCATTAATGAGTACGGATTAGTTGAAATGGATTCTGGTAACAGCAATTCACAAATAAAGGATAAAGATTCTAATTTGAATTCTCAAAGATATGTTTATGATTTAAGTAGTGACCCAAAATTTAAGAAAAGTATAGATGAGTATCTTAAATCTTCAGAAGAGCCTACTATAATACCTTTAGATGACAAGGAATATCAATATGCAGCCGTAGCTCCAGTAAGAAACAGTAATTGGAGAGTAGTAACATTCTTTAATTCAAAAAATTTATACTCACCATCTAAGTTAATGGGGATAATAGGCCTAGTGTTTCTTATAATGATGGCTATGGTTTTAATCATAAGCTATGTAGTAAAGAGAGTATTTATGAATCCTTTCGGAAAACTAAAGGAGAGTATCGAATTAAAGGAAATCACACAAGATCAGAAGATATATGGACTTCATAGAAAGGATGAGTTTGGAGAACTTGCCAATTCCATTCAATCAATGACTGATAGATTTATTAGCTCTACACCAATAGGTGTATTTTTGCTTGATAAAGCGGGTGATTTCCTATATGGAAATCCATATTTCTATACTCAATTTGCATGTGAATCAAAAGATGAATTTGAAGAATTTATATCCAATGGACAAGATGTAATATTTAGTAGTAATGATTCATTTGAATATTTTAAGAATGTAATAAAGAACAAACTGGAACTGCCAATTGTAGATTTAGAATTAGTTAATAGTAAAGGGGAAACTTTTTGGGCAGAGTTAAGATTGACAAAAGTTCCATATCAAACTGATGATTGGCAATACGAAGGAATATTACTAAATATTCAAGAGAAAAAAGATTACGAAGAAGAACTATTCAGTTTAGCCACAAGAGATAAGTTAACTGGATTATTTAATAGACATTATTTAGATAAGGTTTTGTCTGAGGAAATTGCTATAAGTGATCAATTCAATAGGTCAATCTCATTAATAATTTTTGATATTGATCATTTTAAAAATGTAAATGATACATTTGGACATGATAAAGGTGATGAAGTTTTAGTAAGTATTTCAAGAATAGCTGAACAGAATATTAGAAAGTCAGATATACTCTTTAGATGGGGTGGAGAAGAATTTTCAATATTAATGCCTTGTACAAGTATTGAAGATGCGGGGATTGTAGCAGAAAAGATCCGTCAAAAGATTGAAATGGAGCATATTGAAGAGGTAGGTGTAATTACAGCAAGCTTTGGTGTTTCTGAAAGAAAACAATATGAACCTTTCTCAGTTTGGTTTAAGAGAGTTGATGAAGCTTTATTTGAAGCAAAAGAAAAGGGAAGAAACCAAATAGTATTAGATGAAATAGAAAACAAAATTCCTAATCATTTTTTAGAACTTCGCTGGAGTGATGAATTCAATTGTGGTGAAAGAATAATAGATAAGCAGCATCAGAAAATTTTTACTTTATCCAATAAATTATTGAAGTACTCAAGTAAAGAAGAAATTTCAGATGAAGCAATCCAAGTATTTGAAGAGATATTAGAGCATATGAAAGAGCATTTCTTATATGAGGAAAAGGTAGTTGAAAACTCAAATTACTCAAAAGAAGAGCTAAATAAACATAAAGAAAGTCACAAAAACATTATAGATAAGCTGGAGATTTGGAATAGAGATTTAAAAAAAGCTAAAATAAATATTTCTGAGATCTTTGTATTATTTATAGGAGAAGTAATAGTAGAACATATATTTAAAGAAGACAAAAAATTCTTTGAGAGTTTAAAGTGA
- a CDS encoding YjfB family protein → MDIASTSMTLSQYNLGNSVDISLMKLQMNTQSQMAEGLNKIMEVSAVDSNLGKVIDVRV, encoded by the coding sequence ATGGATATTGCAAGTACTTCAATGACATTAAGTCAATATAATTTAGGAAATTCGGTTGATATTAGTTTGATGAAACTTCAGATGAATACACAAAGTCAAATGGCTGAAGGACTTAATAAAATAATGGAAGTATCAGCTGTGGATTCTAACCTAGGAAAGGTTATAGATGTTAGAGTTTAA
- a CDS encoding VOC family protein, whose protein sequence is MGTKIFVNLPVKDLKKSVDFFTKLGFTFNHQFTDENAACMIINEDIFAMLLVDEFFKNFTQKEITDTTKSTEVILGISAESKAMVDVIVDKAINMGGKFSKEAVDFGHMYQRSFQDLDGHLWEIIYMDPEAIKKDEELTSLVQ, encoded by the coding sequence ATGGGAACAAAAATATTTGTTAATTTGCCAGTAAAGGATTTGAAAAAATCAGTTGATTTCTTTACAAAGCTTGGATTTACATTTAATCATCAATTTACTGATGAGAATGCAGCATGTATGATTATTAATGAAGATATTTTTGCAATGCTGCTTGTTGATGAGTTCTTTAAAAATTTTACACAAAAAGAAATAACAGATACAACTAAAAGTACGGAAGTTATCTTAGGGATATCTGCAGAAAGTAAGGCAATGGTGGATGTTATTGTTGATAAGGCTATAAATATGGGTGGAAAGTTTTCGAAAGAAGCAGTGGATTTTGGACATATGTATCAAAGAAGCTTTCAAGATTTAGATGGACATCTTTGGGAAATTATATATATGGACCCTGAGGCTATAAAGAAAGATGAGGAATTGACTTCATTAGTTCAATAA
- a CDS encoding SdpI family protein — protein MLYVVSIIFIIGGLIFKAFPPKKINSVYGHRTSFSMKNQDTWDEAQRYSAISLITLGFTLLIIAFILNALAKNISETFQGIILLIGALIMLFFDEIHLRKVFNNDGTRK, from the coding sequence TTGTTATATGTAGTATCAATAATATTTATAATTGGTGGATTAATATTTAAGGCATTTCCTCCTAAGAAAATAAATAGTGTCTATGGTCATAGAACTAGTTTTTCTATGAAAAATCAGGATACTTGGGATGAAGCCCAGCGTTATTCAGCAATTAGTCTTATTACTCTTGGCTTTACCCTTTTAATAATAGCCTTTATTTTAAATGCATTAGCTAAGAACATAAGTGAAACTTTTCAAGGTATTATTCTTTTAATTGGTGCATTAATTATGCTTTTCTTTGATGAAATTCATTTAAGAAAAGTTTTTAATAACGATGGTACTAGGAAATAA
- the lepB gene encoding signal peptidase I, translated as MINNDSIDSKVEKEKSSVADTVKEYIKIIIAAIILSFIISIFVKPAQVVGDSMNGNLHNNDMLLLNKIAYKSHSPNYKDIVVIRANINDAEYIVKRVIGTPGDKIQIKDNQVYVNGKVLDEKYIKEPMANNMDMDIEVPDGKIFVMGDNRNNSLDSRDPSVGLVDYKEAVVGKVMFRMYPFKGIPKY; from the coding sequence GTGATAAATAATGACAGTATAGACTCAAAAGTTGAGAAAGAAAAAAGTTCAGTAGCTGATACTGTAAAAGAATACATAAAAATTATAATAGCAGCCATAATACTATCTTTTATAATTTCAATTTTTGTTAAACCTGCTCAAGTAGTTGGAGATTCTATGAACGGTAACTTGCATAATAACGATATGCTTTTATTAAATAAGATTGCATATAAATCACATTCACCAAATTACAAAGATATTGTGGTTATAAGAGCTAATATTAATGATGCAGAATATATTGTAAAGAGAGTAATAGGTACACCTGGAGATAAGATACAAATCAAAGATAATCAGGTATATGTTAATGGAAAAGTATTAGATGAAAAATATATAAAAGAACCTATGGCAAACAACATGGATATGGATATTGAGGTACCAGACGGAAAGATATTTGTTATGGGCGATAATAGGAATAATAGTTTAGATAGTAGAGATCCAAGCGTTGGATTAGTTGACTATAAAGAAGCTGTTGTTGGAAAAGTAATGTTTAGGATGTATCCTTTTAAAGGAATTCCTAAATATTAG